In Pecten maximus unplaced genomic scaffold, xPecMax1.1, whole genome shotgun sequence, the DNA window ATAATTCCTCACTTTACAATGGCTTTGGTTAAGTGAGGTAATTCAGTATTTTCTTATTAATTAACCTTTTTTTCACCAAATCCTTTTTAGATAACCTCGTTTTATTCCTCTACCAATTaacttttttcacaaaatatttgttaaattatattgtttatttccTCTAAGCACATTACTAAagtaacacacaaaaaaatgtcTGGGGGTCAGGAAATTTAGGGTGGGGCGGGGCTATACCACTTTTCTCATTGGTTGAGTATACCTAACTGTAAGACATGCATGACAATAATTATGTCGACACAAACATTCACACATGTCAACAACATAACTTGCTTCATGGTTTCATTTAAAGAGATTGGTTGTGTATAAGTTAGTTACTGTATAGTGTCAAATTCAAAATCTATCTTTTACACCCAGTCTGTCATTCCCTGAACAATAACAATTTATACACACAAAAGTTGTTTTATCCTGAGGTTttcatgttttacatttttatttaatttttaaagatgTATTATACAATTAATGAATATCATGAGGGACTTATACAATGAACAACTGTTTTTTGTTGCTGTTGTCCTTTGTATTATTCACTTCCTGATTATCATACTTTAATTAATTCTATAGAAAAAAACAAGCCACATTAAATTTCTATGTTCATCTTAATACACGCTCTTCCCTTTTTTAGTGAGTGTGTGAAATTGCAAcatgatttacaaataaaaatcaatgttttataatgcttaaatacagtatttgttagtttaaacaaaatttatttatattcaagacaagtgtacatatacattgcaAATTATACATTGATGAGGGATTtagaaacaagcttaaagcttatattaatccATTTCCCTCTAAGGTTCGGCATATTGGTGATTAGTATGGTGGTacaaatagaggttacacaacgagtggttatctttttaaaaaataacttacgagtgtgaaataaattccatatccaacaatttcgaggcgtgtgacctgtttctaccacaataatatcagcttgaatcaaaggaaaacgtggccaagtattatttcgcgtatgcaaataatgtgtaccggtgacgtccggaacccggtgatgtgacatcattagattattgatgacgtcaataacaattgcagcttgggtcaaagttcaccgtgtaagccaatcgaaatgcgtacagagtttataccacgtgtggtataaacagattgttaatcaacagctgtaatgattaactgatggtctgagagttgaataacacagggtattgtggtagaaatagaggttacacaacgagtggttgttggatatggaatttatttcacacgagtaagttattttttaaaagttataaaagacacgagctttagcgagtgttttttgcaactttaaaaaaataacttacgagtgtgaaataaattccatatccaacaatcacgagtcgtgtgacctgtttctaccacaataatatcggcttgaatcaaagggaaacgtggccaagtataatattcgagtatgcaaataaagtgtaccggtcacgtccgggacccggtgatgtgacgtcattagattattgatgacgtcaataacaattgcagcttgggtcaaagttcaccgtgttagccaatcgaaatgcgtacagagtttataccacgtgtggtataaacagattgttaatcaacagctgtaatgattaactgatggtctgagagttgaataacacagggtattgtggtagaaatagaggttacacaacgatcgagtggttgttggatatggaatttatttcacacgagtaagttattttttaaaagttataaaagacacgagctttagcgagtgttttttgcaacttttaaaaaataacttacgagtgtgaaataaattccatatccaacaatttcgagtcgtgtgacctgtttctacaacaataatatcggcttgaatcaaagggaaacgtggccaagtataaataaagtgtaccggtgacgtccgggacccggtgatgtgacgtcattagattattaatgacgtcaataacaattgcagcttgggtcaaagttcaccgtgttagccaatcaaaatgcgtacagagtttataccacgtgtggtataaacagattgttaatcaacagctgtaatgattaactgatggtctgagagttgaataacacagagtattgtggtagaaatactgtttcataataataaacagaaaataattattttgaaaaaaaggtaAATTATGGTGAAAAGTGATGAACAGTGGCGGAATACAAATAAATCTATGTTATAGCAATCTAATTGGAGAATGAAATACttggatatataattatgtaaattatttatgttaatcAATGATGTCGATGGGGATGTGGATAAATTACGATGAAGCTAAGTAGTTCATAAATATTTAGTCGAACCTTTtggaatgtaatataaaattatgtacagcttcaattattatttcatttttttcatttgacaAGTCTGGGTTTCCTGATAATAGAATATCAGTATTCAGATCAAAATTTAAACTAAATACAAACTGATTACGCTGATTAATACATTTTTCACACATGCATAACAAGTGAAAATTATCTTCATTATATCCACATGAACAGAAAGGGCTATCCGTTAGATTTCTGTTAAATAAATGTTCTTTCAAGTTACTGCAATTTAAACGAAGTCTAGTATGTAGTATTTGTAAGTTACGTGTGCCAAAATTTCTATAACATGGTGGggttttaatgtctttatttagGTATTTTTTAGGATAATCAGAGAGGGGTTGTTTCTGATGTCTGCCGGTATAGAATTCCAAAGTTCGATTGTTGAAGGTAAAAAGgatgttttataataatttgatttaGAATGAACAGTTAATAATTGATTGCCTTGTCTGGTTCTGTAATCATGCAAATCTGAAAGTTGAGAAGGAACAAATGAACAGAGATATTCTGGTGTTATTTTGTGAAACATTTTGTGAAACtgaataattttatgttttttcctTCTATCCGATAATTTTTCCCAGCATAGATCGTtgtataataattgtatatttacaagTTTAGTGGCCCCCGTTACTATTCTACCGGCCTCTATTTGAACATGTTCTAGTCTCTTAATTAAATATAGTGGTAAAGAATCCCAGACGACATCCGCATATTCTAAGATTGGTcgtatacaagatgtatatagAGTTTGTAAAGAGTGTCTGTCGAGAGAGAAGTTTAATTTCCTGAGTATTCCTAGACGCTTGGAAGTTTTACCTAGAATGTAACTAATGTGCTCAGTCCAGCTAAAATCAGCAGAAAGATATACACCAAGATGTTTATGAGAGGTTACGTTTAATACAACTGTATTGTTCATTAATACTGGAGGACAGTATTTGTTACAATGTgcaattttgtttgttttaaaaggATGCATTGATGCATATTTACAATCCATAAATTATCGTTTTGGTCATTAATTCTTTGAAAACAGTAAGAATTAATCAGTGTGAtctatttaatgtttttaatgtaaatagTATCAGTCTTGTATCCTGTATGATAGCCTCATATTTCACCATTAAGACAGGGTGTTTATAATCTTcgaaaaaattgttttgttttattgggATTTTCCTTCCTTCCACagtaatataaatgatatagattatataattCATTTGGTAATAAAGTctattattatgtaatatgtaatttaTTCAATAGCAAATTGATCATATATTGCATATATCTCatatctgatataattttggttatagacattatttttttatataccatacaggcTTGCCATGAGTGTTGTTTCGTGACATTagtaaaaaatacaaatgattcaactcatttctttttgtatgaaaaattgttaatttaaacaaacttcaaatgaaataaatagagTTTCTTACATGAGTGGTTATGTCACATGGACTTTATTAAATAACTTCAATAATTTAATATGCCATGGTAATCTAAAAAAGATCGGTAAACAATAGTTATTTAGAAGGAACATATCCCCGCCCAACCCTAAATTTCCTAACCCCCAGACATTTTTGTGTGTTAATGTgtttaaagaaattaaacaatgtaattttaaaaagatatggagaaaaaaagtgaattagtaagaaaatagtgaaattgTGAAGTGCAGCACCCCGCCCCACCGTAAAGTGTGTAAATGTGTTTAGAGGAATGAAAGATGATGAAAAAAGTTAATTAGAAACGATTCACGGGTTGTGTTTTGTGTTCACTCTACCATGGGATCCACTTTACCATACTCCCAGATAGCATGACTACGTTGGGCCAACGTTGGCCCACAGATGTTGACTACGTAGGGCCAATGTTGGCAAACTACGTTGGCCCGATGTAATTTTGCTCATCGGCCCATCGTTGGCCCAACGTGTTGGCCCATCGTTGGACcaacattgtatgtcagatagccaatgttggcccatcgttggaccaacattgtatgtcagatagCCAACGTTGGCCCATCGTTGGTTTCAAGTGTGTATTTCCAACTATTGGTTTCACCTTCATAGCCCAACATTGGCCCAACGTAACAAACAGTAGATAAAGTGATGCTTATGTGTAATGCTGGCAACATAAAAATTAATCAGTTGTCATATTGGCAAGTGctttacaatttatttgtatatgatgACAATACAGTgattaaatgtacattattctCTTTTACAATCAACAGTTTtaaatacagtatgttatgtatcattataaagagtcaaaactgataaatgattatCAGATGTTAATTTTAGTTATCTGCCCCAGATCAGTCCTGTTCGGAATTGTCACTAAGCACAGCATTGATAGTTGCAGTAGCTGCCTGTTGTGCCCTTTTTTGTTCCTGTCTCCTTTTCCTGCCACCATCGCGATCACAAGCAAATCTGAACCAATCTTTTGCAATTGCTGCAATTTCCGAATCTGTTGCTGTCGCACAAAGGCGGTTCTTCCTTACTGTAGCTGttggaataaataaacaacatatcAAATCTACACAGAATGTAAAAATCAAGCGGCACAGATGACCTGAATCGTTAACCTGGACATTTCTGCAGTTATGGCATTATGGCATTAAAgtaatttacattattatatatagattatatatatatatgacatttgtCACGTAGTAGGcctaataacgacagtacagacaagtattttcgaggcaatctgcccctttatcaagaaaCAAGGGAATTACAAACGATCTGACATTGAACATGGAACAGCTACACAaattttgtagataaatatacttagtatttatgtgtgtgtgtatacgtaatgaaaaataaattctgaaaaCTTTATGACCCCGATATCTAGCAAGCAAAAGTGTATGTACGGTAGTGTACGTACGGCAGGTGGTCTTGTGGAATTAATTAATATACTAAAATTACTTCAGGAATtgaaacatataattaaaaagCAAATCATATAGCCTACTTACATTGTCTTTTGATCAAAGAAATGCTCTCTTTCTTCTTCGTGATTAATCCAAATATCTTCTGTGTAAGTCGTTTAGCACGTGTACTGTGTACAACCAGTTGAACAGCTCGGACAAGGTTCCTGATAAGAATGTAACATCTGCAGGCAGCTTGACCATCCCTAGTATCAGATGTCACGGTTACCAAGGGAACTGGTCCGACCCTTGCTGTGAGGAGCGCTGACCCAGTTTTGTGGGCAGTAAACATGCATAGAAAATGGCATCCTTAAACCGGCCactaaaatatttaccaaaacatTTATGTCCTTGttcctgttttactacagtataaaAGACTTTAATTTATGATTAGTTATTCTCACgcaaacaatacattttattatatagtgattttgaaaaaaaaaatcactattaaaaaatcttatgaagtgtattttttaaaatgattgataatatatatatcaactttgaTTACAGATAATCacttttgtttaaatttgttgtAAACCTGCTTGGGTTTACAACATCGGGTCAACGTAGGACCAACGTTGGACCAACCTAGGTAATTCAGCACTGAAATGTACCAACAGGGGGCCAATGTTGGGCCAACGTAGTGTTCCCAACTTATCTTCACTTGCTGTCGAGTAAAACAAGTTGTTGTTGGGCCAACGTCGGGCCAACGTTGTATGACCAACGCCAACCATTGGCCAACCGTACAACCATATGCCAACGTTGGCCCAACGTAGTCATGCTATCTGGGCTACACCGAGGTTATGTTTTCTCATATACTCCAGCATATCATCTTCGACAATCAAATATTTGCTCTTTGATTTACTTTCCAAGATTTTGCATTCTTTCTTTTTACGGGTAAAGTAACGTTGATCAAAATTCTTCAACGCAATAAGATATTGCTTACGTACATGTAGAGCTTTAACGCGATCGTTAAACCAGGGCTTATCCGGTTTGGGTGTAAACTTTAACAAAGATGTGTGACGatcataaaaaaattatatattttacaaacacACAACCAAATGATTTATTGGTAGCAACACGtaccattttatttattttgtttcttttgaggagagagagagagagagagagagagagagagagagagtttgGAGTGCCCCTTATGTGCCTCTTAACAGAAATAATGATTTCCCTTACGCAAAAGAAATCTGCATGCGACCTTCACCTATAAGGCCTGGCGATACTCTGGATCGAGACGCCAATCACTTTCCGGGTTGGTATCCTTGCATGTATCTAATTTGTAATTAATTCCTTAGTTATGAGCTTGTTAAGGAAATCAATTAACCGCGGTCGTCGCGACAGTAAAAGGCGAAATGGTCAGCTAAGCCCCAGGTAGGTATAGTATTCTACTTTCGTTATGAGTGGCATTCCTACTTTCGTTATCGGAAGCAATACCGTGTAGGATGTTTCTTTTTACCAtctcacattttttttaatatatgaaTGTTGTAATCATGCATTGagattttttattgattattatgATGCATTTTACCTACTTAAATTTTGTAGGAACGTTAACATTGCTATGAAAGCTTGAACGTTTCAGAGTTAGCTCCCCTGCAAGATAACTTATAGGGCGAACTTGATTCTGACGTGCCGCTGTGCCGGCGGCAAGGCGGGAAGGCGGTAAAATTACTTGATTGTGTCCCGAAAATGCGCGCGCAATTTCGGCACGTGCCGATCGGCGTAAATTCCTGCCGGTTTGAAAGCACCGGCACACCGGCaaacaagatggcgacgtgTTCAACCGAAAGATTAGATTAAGTGAGAAGTTAAAGAATATCAACTTGTTTTGATCCAGTCAGGCGACTTTAGCCATATATGCATTTGtatattgcaaaataagttgattttgaatgttctgcAGCGTTCGATGTTTACAAtgcttttgaaatttgtttattcatatataaatatataaaataaataaaaaaaataaatatgttttggtctaTGTCGGCCATATTGCAACTGAGCCGCTTTGCTTGAATGTACGTGCCGTCGGCAAGCTCAAAACCGGCAAACGGCACAAACGGCAAGCTAGAATCAAGTTCGCCCataataacatattgtacatcaGGCCCCGGGATCATGAAGCAGACTTAAGTCTAAGAATAAACTTGGACTTAAGTCTTAAGATTTTACTTAGCTAAGACCACAATCTTAAGTGGATCATGAAACGTGCTAAGCATAATCTTAGCTGAGACTAACCTTAAGTTAAAATGTTGTAACTGTTATGGCAACGCACGCACTGATTCGCGTATTTACGGTAATTTATCGGAGCTCTTCAATGCGGGAAACCACGTTGCTGCATGTAAATAAATCGAAAGAAGATGGGGAGCGCACCTTGCATAAAACTAATTCAAATCTGTGTTCAGTTTTTGAGGTATGTATAGCAGCAAGACCCTGTTGAATGTCACACAAAGAACAGTGTAAGAATATTATTTCCTCGAACTTGTCCGCGCCAACCGACAGCGCCCGTCATAATTATATTGTCTAAGTTAACTTTGTTGGAGTAGCTTCGTTATTGGTACGGTTGGTTAACGAAAAACACCTACCCTTTATTTATACTGCTACTATTGAATTAGATTATATTTAGTATCCCATATAACAACTTACATAGACTAGTCTACTGCATCActactttaaaataattttgagaGGCGCAGTAGGCTGTTTAACAGTCGAATAAATAGGTAGAATTTCCATGGATATCGGCCGACAATGTCGTCATAGTTTAAGTTTGAAATTTTTACTGAGTTTGTACATAAGTCATAACATtcagttttatgaaatgaatataatatagctaaaataaattcaaaattagacgagaaaaaaaatcttgttctCTGTACACTTCTCACTGCGAAACTTATATGCTTTGAAAACAGTCTGCTTTTGAAGCTTGAAACTTGAAGTTTACTAAATTAAAGTCTTTAGTAAAGAAATATCTTTGACAATGTGTGCTTGATTGATGATTGGTTACGAGAATGGTAATTAATGTAGGCTAATTGATAATTACCCCTCAGATgatatgaacttttttttttttttttaaatatttttgtgtttcatTAATAGATTAATCATGTTTTTTAGGCTCCTTGTTGATCCAGTGTCATTAGTTAACCACCACAAGGAATCATATTGAAGATCCAGCAAGGCAGATTATCCGTCCATGTGAAGCTTATCCAACATCTATGCAATGGTCACATCGCAAGACACCCTTTTAGACAATGTATATAGCATGTTGGAACAGTATTGTGGGATTTAAGTGTTTGAATGTTGTGGTAGCAGTTTGGGAAATTAAGGCtcatgttttaaatatgtaaacataaccAGTTCACCCTGC includes these proteins:
- the LOC117319952 gene encoding uncharacterized protein LOC117319952, translating into MFTAHKTGSALLTARVGPVPLVTVTSDTRDGQAACRCYILIRNLVRAVQLVVHSTRAKRLTQKIFGLITKKKESISLIKRQSTVRKNRLCATATDSEIAAIAKDWFRFACDRDGGRKRRQEQKRAQQAATATINAVLSDNSEQD